One part of the Thermoplasmata archaeon genome encodes these proteins:
- a CDS encoding MarR family transcriptional regulator encodes MQVRSKRDVTGLFDRLVAKELPSRRGLEAWRSLLRAHATLMRQLDTDLEKKTGLALADFDVLAQLALAGGELRMTDLAARALISRSGMTRRVARLVDEGLVRRADTDADGRGVVVVLTDAGVARLTEAARIHLRGVSDLFVARLDQKELAALKSVMDKVTVDCTFG; translated from the coding sequence ATGCAAGTAAGATCAAAGCGGGACGTCACTGGGCTCTTCGACCGGCTCGTCGCGAAAGAGCTGCCGAGCCGGCGCGGATTGGAGGCATGGCGCTCCCTGCTGCGAGCACACGCCACGCTCATGCGCCAACTCGATACGGATCTCGAGAAGAAGACCGGCCTGGCCTTGGCCGATTTCGACGTGCTCGCGCAGCTGGCGCTCGCGGGTGGCGAGCTGCGCATGACCGACCTCGCGGCCCGGGCGCTCATCTCGCGGTCGGGCATGACTCGCCGTGTCGCGCGGCTGGTTGACGAAGGCCTCGTTCGTCGAGCCGACACCGATGCAGACGGACGTGGTGTCGTGGTCGTACTGACCGATGCGGGCGTGGCCCGCCTGACCGAGGCGGCGCGAATCCACCTGCGCGGGGTCTCCGATCTCTTTGTCGCGCGACTCGATCAAAAAGAGCTGGCTGCCCTCAAGAGCGTCATGGACAAGGTCACCGTCGATTGCACATTTGGGTGA